In Desulfovibrio sp. 86, the following proteins share a genomic window:
- a CDS encoding cytochrome c maturation protein CcmE: protein MARKKNTGIYIVALLLFLGGVGYLAYSGFSENSVYFLNVSEARASTPDKLTAARLFGTVAADGIEKGASGSGVNFLLEDKDNASQTIAVRYSGTVPDTFKAGAEVIVEGGLDAQGSFVAKTLMTKCPSKYQKENRQS, encoded by the coding sequence ATGGCCCGCAAAAAAAACACCGGCATCTATATAGTCGCCCTGCTGCTTTTTCTTGGCGGCGTCGGCTATCTGGCCTATTCGGGCTTTTCGGAAAACAGCGTGTATTTTCTTAATGTTTCCGAAGCCAGAGCCTCCACGCCAGACAAACTGACCGCCGCCCGGCTTTTCGGCACGGTGGCGGCTGACGGCATTGAAAAAGGCGCGTCCGGCTCCGGCGTCAATTTTCTGCTTGAAGACAAGGACAATGCCAGCCAGACCATAGCCGTCCGGTACAGCGGCACTGTGCCCGACACCTTCAAGGCGGGCGCGGAAGTCATCGTTGAGGGCGGCCTGGACGCCCAGGGCAGCTTCGTGGCCAAAACGCTGATGACCAAGTGCCCTTCCAAATACCAGAAAGAAA